The following coding sequences are from one bacterium window:
- a CDS encoding fatty acid desaturase, whose amino-acid sequence MEATTKDTNAAENLAAAPKNYEKEKTWFAHSGDVLARIREHVPPERVRALQKIRPWRHFLTVGRLYAQMFLLGWVCWTFTNPLIWIPAAALQGFTVLGFIILLHEQLHNAIFVKPHPKAKRFLGLLYSFPSAISASQFTRWHLDHHANLGSEIDDPKRAHLSPKLNARWYKALYFTIALIVIYAKAAATETAIYPQELRRRIRRERIANFSLHFAIAALLVVAGGWGVMARAYLVPMTVFFPIAFILNRLGQHYEIDPADPAKWGTRVDGNPVWHFLFVWSNFHLEHHYFPTVPMYNLKKLNRELRPFFDAIGLPSVGYGHLLWGWLVKNFPAHTKWDAGPSEGIAENPAPAPAAHR is encoded by the coding sequence ATGGAAGCCACGACAAAAGACACCAACGCCGCCGAAAACCTCGCGGCGGCGCCGAAGAATTACGAGAAGGAAAAGACCTGGTTTGCGCACTCCGGTGACGTGCTTGCGCGCATTCGCGAGCACGTGCCGCCCGAGCGCGTGCGCGCGTTGCAGAAGATCCGCCCGTGGCGGCACTTTCTGACCGTCGGGCGGCTTTACGCGCAGATGTTCCTGCTTGGCTGGGTGTGCTGGACGTTCACGAACCCGCTCATCTGGATCCCCGCGGCGGCGCTTCAGGGATTCACCGTGCTGGGGTTCATCATCCTATTGCACGAGCAGCTTCACAACGCGATCTTCGTGAAGCCGCACCCGAAGGCCAAGCGGTTCCTGGGGCTGCTGTATTCGTTTCCGAGCGCGATTTCCGCTTCGCAGTTCACGCGGTGGCACCTGGATCACCACGCGAATCTCGGCAGCGAGATCGACGATCCCAAGCGCGCGCACCTGTCTCCGAAGCTCAACGCGCGCTGGTACAAGGCGCTCTATTTTACGATCGCGCTCATCGTCATCTACGCGAAGGCGGCGGCGACGGAGACGGCGATTTATCCGCAGGAGCTTCGCCGGCGTATCCGGCGCGAACGCATCGCGAACTTCTCGCTGCATTTCGCGATCGCGGCGCTGCTTGTCGTTGCCGGCGGGTGGGGCGTGATGGCGCGCGCGTATCTCGTGCCGATGACGGTGTTTTTTCCCATCGCCTTCATCCTGAATCGCCTGGGGCAGCATTACGAGATCGATCCGGCCGACCCGGCCAAGTGGGGCACGCGCGTGGACGGCAACCCGGTGTGGCACTTCCTGTTCGTGTGGTCGAACTTCCACCTGGAGCACCACTACTTCCCCACGGTGCCGATGTACAACCTGAAAAAGCTCAACCGCGAACTGCGCCCGTTCTTCGACGCGATCGGCCTTCCGAGCGTCGGCTACGGGCATCTGCTGTGGGGCTGGCTCGTGAAAAATTTCCCGGCGCACACGAAGTGGGACGCGGGTCCATCCGAAGGCATCGCCGAAAACCCCGCACCGGCGCCGGCCGCGCACCGCTGA
- the lon gene encoding endopeptidase La, with amino-acid sequence MSRGTKGSKMFFDENKHPKNLPVLALRNAVLFPNAIAPMAVGRKFSLAAIEAAQEADGFIAIFTQRDPKVENPAGEDLHAFGTLAKILKVMDERSSSTQTVLLQGLARIQGTEFSAYTPHMRVDVDYPLETPVIDAEVEALAKKTKELALQVIQLSPNIPGEARQFVDEMQEIGPLCDLIAANMSIPVDERIAILETLDIKARCRRIIRLLNTELEMLRVKKRIDEEIRGELDRNQKEFYLRKQMDAIRKELGDDDGAESDIDDFRKRIDEAELPKDALDVAERELKRLQRIPPSSPEHTVSHTYLEWILDLPWNEETEDHIDLKEAEKILDEDSYGLEKVKRRILEYLAVRKLKPGMKGPILCLVGPPGVGKTSLGSSVARSMGRKFYRMSLGGLHDEAEIRGHRRTYIGSMPGRILQTMKKVGVRNPVFVLDELDKVGADFRGDPSSALLEVLDPEQNFAFSDNYLQIPFDLSKVLFIGTANRMDTVPPALRDRLEVIEIPGYTTEEKMIIARQHLIKQELENHGLTAEQIEITDDALARLIDHYTHEAGVRELKRNIASICRAGARIIAGGEAEHVQVTGEKVGDILGAERYYPEVAERTSVTGVATGMAWTPAGGDILFIEASMMKGKGNLILTGKLGEVMQESAKAALSYIRSKAEDFNIDPQVFQDYDIHIHIPAGAIGKDGPSAGITLLAALASLLTGRKVNADMAMTGEVTLRGQVLQVGGIKEKILAAKRAGIKRILLPEKNRKDLLEIPERLRAGVEFHFINNIDEALASALEAVAPPPPAPGAN; translated from the coding sequence ATGAGCCGGGGGACGAAAGGGAGCAAGATGTTCTTCGACGAAAACAAACACCCGAAAAACCTGCCCGTTCTGGCGCTTCGGAATGCGGTCCTGTTCCCGAACGCGATCGCGCCGATGGCCGTCGGACGGAAATTTTCGCTCGCCGCGATCGAAGCGGCGCAGGAAGCCGACGGCTTCATTGCCATCTTCACGCAACGCGATCCGAAGGTCGAAAATCCCGCGGGCGAAGATCTGCACGCCTTCGGAACGCTCGCCAAGATCCTGAAGGTCATGGACGAGCGTTCCAGTTCGACGCAGACCGTCCTTTTGCAGGGCCTCGCCCGCATCCAGGGCACCGAGTTTTCCGCGTACACGCCGCACATGCGCGTGGACGTGGATTATCCCCTCGAAACGCCCGTGATCGATGCCGAGGTCGAGGCGCTCGCCAAAAAGACCAAGGAGCTGGCGCTCCAGGTCATCCAGCTTTCGCCGAACATCCCCGGCGAGGCGCGCCAGTTCGTGGACGAGATGCAGGAGATCGGACCGCTTTGCGACCTCATCGCCGCCAACATGTCGATCCCCGTCGACGAACGCATCGCCATCCTCGAAACGCTCGACATCAAGGCGCGCTGCCGACGCATCATCCGCCTGCTCAATACCGAGCTTGAGATGCTGCGCGTCAAAAAACGCATCGACGAGGAAATCCGCGGCGAGCTCGACCGCAACCAGAAAGAGTTCTACCTGCGCAAGCAGATGGACGCGATCCGCAAGGAACTCGGCGACGACGACGGCGCGGAATCCGACATCGACGATTTCCGAAAGCGCATCGACGAGGCCGAACTGCCCAAGGACGCCCTCGACGTCGCCGAACGCGAGCTGAAGCGCCTGCAACGCATTCCTCCCTCGAGCCCCGAGCACACGGTCAGCCACACCTATCTCGAGTGGATTCTCGACCTCCCGTGGAACGAGGAGACGGAAGACCACATCGACCTCAAGGAGGCCGAGAAGATCCTCGACGAGGATTCCTACGGCCTGGAGAAAGTGAAGCGGCGCATCCTCGAATATCTCGCGGTACGCAAGCTCAAGCCCGGCATGAAGGGACCGATCCTGTGCCTCGTCGGCCCTCCGGGCGTCGGCAAGACCTCGCTCGGAAGCAGCGTCGCCCGATCCATGGGACGCAAGTTCTATCGCATGAGCCTCGGTGGCCTGCACGACGAGGCCGAAATCCGCGGCCATCGGCGCACCTACATCGGCTCCATGCCCGGCCGCATCCTGCAGACGATGAAAAAGGTCGGCGTACGCAATCCCGTTTTCGTCCTCGACGAACTCGACAAGGTCGGCGCGGACTTCCGGGGCGATCCTTCAAGCGCGCTTCTCGAAGTCCTGGACCCGGAGCAGAACTTCGCGTTCTCCGACAACTACCTGCAAATCCCGTTTGACCTGTCGAAGGTGCTGTTCATCGGAACGGCCAACCGCATGGATACCGTCCCGCCCGCGCTGCGCGACCGCCTGGAGGTCATCGAGATCCCCGGTTACACCACCGAGGAAAAGATGATCATCGCGCGCCAGCACCTCATCAAGCAGGAACTCGAAAACCACGGCCTGACTGCCGAGCAGATCGAGATCACCGACGACGCGCTCGCCCGGCTCATCGATCACTACACGCACGAGGCCGGTGTTCGCGAGCTCAAGCGCAACATCGCTTCGATCTGCCGCGCCGGCGCGCGCATCATCGCCGGCGGCGAGGCCGAACACGTGCAGGTAACCGGCGAGAAGGTCGGCGATATCCTGGGCGCCGAGCGTTATTACCCCGAGGTCGCCGAACGCACGAGCGTCACAGGCGTCGCGACCGGCATGGCCTGGACGCCCGCCGGCGGCGACATCCTGTTCATCGAGGCCAGCATGATGAAAGGCAAGGGCAACCTCATCCTCACCGGCAAGCTCGGAGAGGTCATGCAGGAGTCCGCCAAGGCCGCGCTGTCCTACATCCGAAGCAAGGCCGAGGATTTCAACATCGATCCGCAGGTCTTCCAGGATTACGACATCCACATCCACATCCCCGCCGGCGCCATCGGCAAGGACGGACCGAGCGCCGGCATCACCCTGCTCGCGGCGCTTGCGTCGCTTCTCACCGGACGCAAGGTCAACGCCGACATGGCGATGACCGGAGAGGTCACGCTGCGCGGCCAGGTTCTCCAGGTCGGCGGCATCAAGGAAAAAATCCTCGCCGCCAAACGCGCGGGCATCAAGCGAATCCTCCTGCCCGAGAAAAACCGCAAGGACCTGCTTGAGATTCCCGAAAGGCTGCGCGCGGGTGTGGAGTTCCACTTCATCAACAACATCGACGAGGCGCTCGCCAGCGCCCTCGAGGCCGTCGCCCCGCCGCCCCCGGCGCCCGGAGCGAACTGA
- a CDS encoding type II toxin-antitoxin system VapC family toxin: protein MIPAFANIQYDTSVLVHLLRGKRTGVQIFNDYQLGTRVEKAFISIVTAGEILSFAAQSKWGAQRINDMYAYLHELAIVGLDDFEIAEIYSDLDTSTRRCGLTVSHNDLWIAATALNINAYLLTSDRDFLPLADLGVRVEWVDPAR from the coding sequence GTGATTCCCGCGTTCGCGAATATCCAATACGACACGAGCGTGCTGGTTCATTTGCTGCGAGGCAAAAGAACGGGCGTGCAAATCTTTAACGATTACCAACTTGGTACGCGCGTTGAGAAGGCATTCATTTCCATCGTCACCGCTGGAGAAATCCTGTCGTTCGCGGCGCAATCGAAATGGGGCGCGCAAAGGATCAACGACATGTACGCGTACCTTCATGAGCTTGCGATTGTCGGTCTCGATGATTTCGAAATCGCCGAAATCTATTCCGATTTGGATACATCCACTCGCCGGTGCGGACTGACCGTTAGCCACAACGACCTTTGGATCGCCGCGACGGCGCTCAATATAAACGCGTATCTTCTGACCAGCGATCGCGATTTCTTACCTCTTGCGGATCTTGGCGTTCGCGTCGAATGGGTCGATCCCGCGCGCTGA
- a CDS encoding transglutaminase-like domain-containing protein, whose protein sequence is MTTRTRPISNRRSSIFNFRLLALALSLALPSPALAADWTPWALGYTADMDHLPAQPILAADPVIYNVEVNAEFHVRDNPDNETLIVTMPLPADTDSQKVQVWRASPPPAREWTTRYGYRYAQWELGPGYPGERLAVKYEANVELRKVRYEIDPTTVGTLDAIPEDIRRDYLADGPYYRLDKPIIRNAAAEAVAGETNALAATQRVWNYVRGRLFYKGDGRKLPAPRTLLLGHGSCTEYSFSMIALCRAAGIPARYVSGTVARNRPHRVTAYDLAFHKVAQAYIPNHGWVTMESSRGDGVYGVDLTSRLFATSSGKLFNVIYEPEREETSLDPRNNVATYAPSGAGKLDYYGVISSDWKVQEVLRRAPSMELDLEPLDGEGEPDDDPGSY, encoded by the coding sequence ATGACCACGCGCACGCGGCCAATCTCCAATCGTCGTTCTTCAATCTTCAATTTTCGCCTTCTCGCACTTGCCTTGTCGCTCGCGTTACCGTCCCCCGCCCTCGCCGCCGACTGGACCCCCTGGGCGCTTGGATACACCGCCGACATGGACCATCTCCCGGCGCAGCCGATCCTCGCCGCGGACCCCGTGATCTACAACGTCGAGGTCAACGCCGAGTTTCACGTCCGCGACAATCCGGACAACGAGACGCTCATCGTCACCATGCCGCTTCCCGCCGACACCGATTCGCAAAAGGTGCAGGTCTGGCGCGCCTCGCCGCCGCCGGCGCGCGAGTGGACGACGCGCTACGGATACCGATACGCGCAGTGGGAGCTTGGCCCCGGCTATCCCGGCGAGCGCCTCGCCGTCAAATACGAGGCGAACGTCGAGCTGCGGAAGGTCCGCTACGAGATCGACCCGACCACCGTCGGGACGCTCGACGCGATCCCCGAGGACATCCGCCGCGACTACCTCGCCGACGGACCGTATTACCGGCTCGACAAGCCCATCATCCGCAACGCCGCGGCCGAGGCCGTCGCCGGCGAGACGAACGCGCTCGCCGCCACCCAGCGCGTCTGGAATTACGTGCGCGGCCGGCTTTTTTACAAGGGCGACGGACGCAAGCTCCCCGCGCCGCGCACCCTGCTTTTGGGTCACGGCTCGTGCACGGAATATTCGTTCTCGATGATCGCGCTTTGCCGCGCCGCCGGCATCCCCGCGCGCTACGTCTCCGGCACCGTGGCGCGCAACCGCCCGCACCGCGTCACGGCGTACGACCTCGCGTTTCACAAGGTGGCCCAGGCGTACATCCCGAATCACGGCTGGGTGACGATGGAATCCTCGCGCGGCGACGGCGTGTACGGCGTCGATCTCACGAGCCGGCTTTTCGCCACGTCGTCCGGCAAGCTCTTCAATGTCATCTACGAGCCGGAACGGGAGGAGACGAGCCTCGATCCGCGCAACAACGTCGCGACGTACGCCCCGAGCGGCGCCGGCAAGCTTGATTATTACGGCGTCATCTCCTCGGACTGGAAGGTGCAGGAAGTCTTGCGCCGAGCCCCGTCGATGGAACTCGACCTCGAACCCCTCGACGGCGAGGGCGAACCGGACGACGACCCGGGCTCATACTGA
- a CDS encoding dihydrofolate reductase family protein, producing the protein MSRLRVNAFSISIDGFGAGPGQDLDNPMGVGGMALHKWVLGTKTFRDMHADFAASLFGDEPARQDADDDFAARGFENVGAWIIGRNMFGPVRGPWPDESWKGWWGDNPPYHVPVFVLTHHARAPIAMEGGTTFHFVTSGIHAALERAMAAAGGKDVRLGGGVATIRQYLIAGRIDEMHLALSPVLLGRGENLLAGIDMVSLGYKCAQHVSTSMATHFVLTK; encoded by the coding sequence ATGTCCAGGCTCCGGGTCAATGCCTTCTCCATCTCCATTGACGGCTTCGGCGCCGGTCCCGGCCAGGACCTGGACAATCCGATGGGCGTCGGAGGGATGGCGCTGCACAAGTGGGTCCTCGGAACGAAGACGTTTCGGGACATGCATGCCGATTTCGCCGCATCGTTGTTCGGCGACGAACCGGCCCGCCAAGACGCCGATGACGACTTCGCCGCACGCGGTTTCGAGAACGTCGGCGCCTGGATCATCGGCCGCAACATGTTCGGGCCGGTGCGCGGCCCCTGGCCCGACGAAAGCTGGAAGGGATGGTGGGGCGACAATCCCCCCTACCACGTGCCGGTCTTCGTTCTCACGCACCACGCCCGCGCGCCCATCGCGATGGAAGGGGGCACGACGTTCCACTTCGTGACCAGCGGCATTCACGCCGCGCTCGAACGGGCGATGGCTGCGGCCGGGGGAAAGGACGTCCGGCTCGGCGGCGGCGTGGCCACCATTCGCCAGTACCTCATCGCGGGACGGATCGACGAGATGCACCTCGCGCTCTCTCCGGTGCTTCTGGGCCGGGGCGAAAACCTCCTCGCCGGCATCGATATGGTGAGCCTCGGGTACAAGTGCGCCCAGCACGTCTCCACGAGCATGGCCACGCATTTTGTCCTGACAAAGTGA